A window from Myxococcus fulvus encodes these proteins:
- a CDS encoding FG-GAP repeat domain-containing protein encodes MIGVFDYPTTASTPDGGPARYQPNINKSDLAQGELGRVGFNTILHELPDLTAADLDKFEQHGVHVLGKAWNWKHLHEPGNALHWVREKDAQHHVGSDLDLKIQELKNKPALLGYDSMDEMGWNMEGGGQLVRTDGVIDAGATAALRERLPTLAEAVSFRQFVNARDPAHPVYYTEVAATNAYEGVPPWGDVPGFSPAQYRQWMTAANAWGQDRYPIPLRPDGTSPPFPMAPLNAPAETAESMRALYDEDFVAPYTPKGPVLMVLQGQGMTECCDWEEMDGGVVGRRPNYTETRYMAYSSIIQGARGIFWWGTDVIPRDSQLWWDIKKVAAQLRFLEPALVSDTRGAVTLPTGLVGIQRKVGQRRTIIVANSTPTPVTGNIVPVGWSAGTPARVLFEQRGPIPYSTPLNGWTDTFGPWEVHVYTDLPQKRRKDDFDGDGTSDFTWYWPSPALPQAGMLTVQASSLPRLMRFAGGMPGDVSLTGDYDGDGITDYVVYTPASDAATPGYFTVWRSRGQHWSWFDLGKPGAIPLAADYDGDGVTDIAVYERFATPLFQSETSQWMYGQFVWHSSLTGGPRQTFLMGEPDDTPVVGDFDHDGKDDYALHKAKDGSGWGGWFTVRKSHSGDQSHGTG; translated from the coding sequence GTGATCGGGGTCTTCGACTATCCCACCACGGCCAGCACGCCAGATGGAGGCCCCGCGAGATACCAACCCAACATCAACAAGTCAGATCTCGCGCAGGGCGAACTGGGCCGCGTGGGATTCAATACCATCCTCCATGAGCTCCCCGACCTGACCGCCGCCGACCTGGACAAGTTCGAGCAGCATGGCGTGCACGTCCTCGGCAAGGCGTGGAACTGGAAGCACCTGCACGAGCCAGGCAACGCGCTGCATTGGGTGCGGGAGAAGGATGCCCAGCACCATGTCGGCAGCGACTTGGACCTCAAGATCCAGGAGCTGAAGAACAAGCCAGCGCTCCTCGGCTACGACTCCATGGACGAGATGGGCTGGAACATGGAGGGCGGCGGACAGCTCGTGCGGACCGATGGCGTCATCGACGCGGGCGCGACCGCCGCGCTGCGAGAGCGCCTCCCCACCCTCGCCGAGGCCGTGAGCTTCCGCCAGTTCGTCAACGCCCGGGATCCCGCGCATCCCGTCTATTACACGGAGGTCGCCGCCACCAACGCGTACGAGGGCGTCCCTCCCTGGGGAGATGTGCCTGGCTTCTCCCCCGCGCAGTATCGGCAATGGATGACCGCCGCGAACGCCTGGGGGCAGGACCGGTATCCCATCCCCCTCAGGCCCGACGGCACCTCCCCGCCTTTTCCCATGGCGCCCCTGAATGCACCCGCGGAGACCGCCGAGTCCATGCGCGCGCTCTACGACGAGGACTTCGTGGCGCCCTACACACCCAAGGGTCCCGTCCTGATGGTGCTCCAGGGACAAGGCATGACGGAGTGCTGTGATTGGGAGGAAATGGACGGCGGGGTGGTGGGCCGACGCCCCAACTACACGGAGACCCGCTACATGGCCTATTCCTCCATCATCCAGGGGGCCCGAGGCATCTTCTGGTGGGGGACGGATGTCATCCCGCGGGACTCACAGCTCTGGTGGGACATCAAGAAGGTCGCGGCCCAGCTTCGCTTCCTGGAGCCCGCCCTGGTTTCCGACACCCGAGGGGCCGTGACGCTCCCCACCGGGCTCGTGGGCATCCAGCGCAAGGTCGGGCAACGCCGCACCATCATCGTCGCCAACAGCACACCGACCCCGGTCACCGGCAATATCGTGCCAGTGGGCTGGAGCGCTGGGACGCCAGCCCGCGTCCTCTTCGAGCAGCGCGGCCCCATCCCCTACAGCACCCCCCTGAATGGCTGGACGGACACCTTCGGCCCCTGGGAGGTCCACGTCTACACGGACCTTCCCCAGAAGCGGCGCAAGGATGACTTCGACGGAGACGGGACGTCTGACTTCACGTGGTACTGGCCGTCGCCCGCCCTGCCCCAGGCGGGCATGCTCACCGTCCAGGCCAGCTCGCTGCCACGGCTCATGCGCTTCGCGGGCGGAATGCCTGGAGATGTCTCGCTCACGGGTGACTACGACGGAGATGGCATCACGGACTACGTCGTCTACACCCCGGCCTCGGACGCCGCGACGCCCGGGTACTTCACGGTGTGGCGGAGCCGGGGGCAGCACTGGAGCTGGTTCGACCTGGGCAAGCCCGGCGCCATTCCGCTCGCCGCGGACTACGACGGAGATGGCGTCACGGACATCGCGGTCTACGAGCGCTTCGCGACCCCGCTGTTCCAATCCGAAACGTCCCAGTGGATGTATGGCCAGTTCGTCTGGCACTCGAGCCTGACCGGCGGCCCCCGTCAGACGTTCCTCATGGGCGAGCCCGACGACACGCCGGTCGTCGGTGACTTCGATCACGACGGCAAGGACGACTACGCCCTGCACAAGGCCAAGGACGGCTCGGGCTGGGGCGGTTGGTTCACCGTGAGGAAGAGTCATAGCGGTGATCAGTCGCACGGAACCGGGTAG